Below is a genomic region from Sneathia vaginalis.
AGTAGCACATCTAGTTTTAAAAGATAGTAAGAAGGATGTATTTATTGTAGTAAATCATTTGAAATCAAAGAGATTTGATGACAAGATTTATTCTAAAAATCAACCAGTTAAGAGAAAATCTGAAGACTTAAGAATACCTGAAGGTAAATATGTTGGACAATTCTTGAAAGAAATTAATAAGCAAAAACCTAATGCAATAATATTATCAATGGGAGATATGAATGACTTTGAATTTTCACCAACACTAAAGGCTATGAAAACAAACTTAATGGTAAGTGCTGTTGAAAGTTTACCTAAAAACCAAAGACACACATATGTTTATCAAGGAAATTCACAAGTATTAGATAATCTATTAGTTAACAAAAAATATGCAAAAGGGATGAAAGTTGATATTTTAAATATTAATTCAGAGTTCACAATATCACAAGGATACTTTAGTGATCATGATCCTGTATATATGCAAATTAATGTAAAATAGGTAGAAATATGAAAAAGATAATTTTAATTTTAATTACATTTTGTTTTTTACTTTGTTCCTGTGATAGAATGAGTTTTGAACCAAATTCTTCATATATACAAACAGTAAAAAAAATACAAATTAATTCTAGAAGTATTGAAGATATATTACAATGTATGTTTACTGAACTTACAACAGGTTCGGATGTTTTAATTGACAAAGATGCTATGAAGTGGGAAGTAGAAGGAAAAACTAAAACTGGAAGAGTTGTTGTTTGTAGTTATATGGGAATAAAGGTTGTAATACCAACAGAAATTGATGGAGACTATATTGAAGTTAATTCAAATAATGCTTATTACACAATTGATGGAGTAGAGAAGAAAGATATAAATATTCTTTTGTATAGATGGGATATAAGCAACAGAAAATATATTGATACTTTGAGAAAAATTAAAATTGACGGTAAGCCAATAGGAAAAATTGTGGTATTTCTATTTACCGAATTAACAACAAAATATCCTGATTGTAATCTAATTAATGAAAGAGATATAAAGTGGGAGGTAAAAGAAGTATCCAATGAAGGAAGAACTGTTACTTGTACTTACAAGAATATACAAGTTGTAATACCATCATTACTTTCTAAAGATAATATTAATGTATCACCATGGGATGCGTATTATACAATAAATGGTGAAAGACAAGACAATACAGAAACTTTGTCGTTTGAATGGGAGAAAGACCATTTAATAAGAGAAGGAACAAAAGAAATTTTAAATGGATTAGGTCCAGATGATGAGATTAGTACTAGACCAAGTACAGTATATAACGGGGATTCTGAATAGAAAGGGTGCACTATTTAGATATCCAAACTAAGGAATTTTCTAAGGATTGAAAAATTCGGCATAGTCGTTAAATATCGGCTATGCCGTTTTTGCAAAATAAAATAAAAAAATTCATAAATTTATACTATAATTTTGCTATATTTTTGAAAGTGATAAAGGAGATGCAAATGATACTTCCAGAATAAATAAAAAGACTCAGAATACGCTGTTTTCTAACACAGGAAGATTTTGCTAAGAAATTAGGTGTGGCATTTTCTACTGTGAATCGTTGGGAACAAGGCAAATCAAAATCGAACCTTGTTGCGATAAAAAGAACGCATGGCTAGACTATAAAGTTGGAGGGAAAAATAATGGTTGATACAAAGAAAGAACAGGAACGTGATGAAATCCATCGAGCAATATGGGCAATTGCAGATGAACTGCGTGGTGCTGTTGATGGATGGGATTTTAAGAATTATGTTCTTGGCACAATGTTCTATCGCTATATATCAGAAAATCTGACAAGCTATATTAATAATGGAGAAATTGAAGCAGGAAACACAGATTTTGATTTTGCACAGATGTCAGATGAAGATGCTGAAGAAGCAAGAGAAGGACTTGTAGAAGAAAAAGGATTTTTCATTCTTCCAAGCGAACTCTTTGCTAATATAAATAGGTTTATGAATTTTGAACTAAATATTCATATTATTAATTTTTTTATTAAAAGGCTAAGCAGCATTAAAAATAGTGAATGAGATGATTCAATATTAGATAAATAATCTTTGTTCGATCTAATCTTATGTATATACAATCTTCGTAGTTTGAGTGTATATCAATCAGCATACTTGATAAAATCCGAATATTATAGTATACTACAGCTAATATTAAAAGGAAAGGTGGGAAAATTGTGAAGTTATTTCTTCAAATGTCTCCATCGGTAACTGCCAAGGCACAATGTGTTTGCAGTCAATTTTTGATTGTCTAAAAAATTAAACATTTTGAAAGGAGAAATAATGGGAACAATAGTATCCGCTTTATTAGTTTTTGTCTCTACATCAATTGACTATTTAGTTGTTTTAACTATTTTATTCGCCAGTCAAGGCAAGAAAGGTTTGAAATCAATTTATGCAGGACAGTATTTAGGTACAGGACTACTTGTACTTGCTAGTCTTATTGCCGCTTACTTTTTAAATTTTATTCCACAAGATTGGATAATCGGTCTCCTTGGTCTAATTCCAATAGGTCTTGGTATAAGATCAATTTTTGTGGATGAAGATATTGATGAAGAAGACATCGAGGGAAAAATTACCAGAGATGGATCAAAAATCTTAGTATTTACAAGTTTAACAGTGGCAATGGGTGGAGATAATTTAGGAATTTATATACCCTATTTTACAGGAAAGAGTTTGATTGAGATTAGTATAAGTTTAATAATATTTGCGTTAGGAATTTTGATTCTATGCAAATTATCTCAAAATCTCGCCTCAATTTCTGCTATCGGAGAGATTGTAGAAAAGTATGAAAAAATAATTGTACCAGTCGTGTTTATTGGGCTCGGTCTCTATATATTGATTGAAAATGGAACGATTAATTATTTCATATCCCTAATCACAAGTTAATAGTTATTTTTATATTTCAGACCTATTAAAGGAAATATTAAGCAAATTTAGATTTAGAGATAATTTAAAACATAAGAAATATACTTATGGATATATTCTCACATACAACGCTTACTTAAAATATTAAAATTTATGCATACTGACCACTCAAGCCACGTTGAGACGGTGGCGTTATTGTCCAAACTAAACACTGAACATCATTTAGATATAGAAATAGCTGAAGATGAATTATCTGAAATTGACTTTTCAAAAGATGCAACTTATAGAGAAATTAAAAAGTATGTGTTAGATAAATATGGGTTAAAAGTTTCAAGCCTATATATTGCACAAGTAAAAAGGAAATCCTTATTACAATCAACAAGGCTATTGATGCCAGTCCTGAACTTCGCAGCAAGAAAGCACTCATTGAAACTTTTATCTCAAGAATTAACGAAGTGGAAGATATCATGACTGAATGGCACGATTACGTGATGGCGACATCAAGATTACAGGAACTGACATTGATAAGTTGATGCCTCCTGTTTCACGATTCGGTGGTAGCAAATTAAAGACATTCTTTGAGAAGTATTTTGGTATTGGTGGATCTGCATCATTAACAGAGGAACCACAGCCATTTACTTATAACACAACATCTGGACCTACCTTAATGGTTGCTGAGGATAAAGAGCCGTATAATACAAAATAATAAATAGTTCTAAGGTCGCAAATCACGACTTTTTGAAAAATAAAATGATCACACCAGAGTAAATCAATACTCTAGTGTGGTCGTTCTTTTTTTTGTACATATATTTAACTAAATATTAAAATATGATATAATTAAAATGATTGTACAAAGGAAGGTGATATTTTAGTGATGAAAAGAGTGGCAATAGTTTTAGCTAAAAGAACAGCAATAGGAGGTTACAAAAAAAGCTTTTTAGATAAAAATATTGTTGATGTTGCAACGAAATTAGTAACAAAAAGTATAGATAAAAAAATATTAAATAAAGTGGATGAAGTAATAATGGGTATGGTAATGCAATCAGGATATGGTCAAAATGTTGCAAGGCAGATATCAATTAATTCAGGTATACCAATACAAGCTAGTTCATATACTGTAAATATGGTGTGTGGATCTGGTATGAAAGCTGTAGAATTAGGTGCTAATTCAATACTTTTAGGTAAGAGTAAAATAGTTTTAGTTGGTGGACTAGAGAATATGAGTAATGTTGATTATTCTTTGTTACTTCGTGATGGACTAACTGATGTATTCAATGATTATCATATGGGGAAAACAGCAGAAAATGTAGCTAAAAAATACAATATCACAAGAAAAGACTGTGATGAATTTTCATTAAATAGTACAAAAAAAGCTATAGAAAATATAGATAAACTAAAAGAAGAAATAGTAGAATTAGAATATATTAATAGTGACGAACATATACGTCTAGATCAAAGCATAGAAAAATTATCTAGACTAAAGCCAGCATTTTTGGAGAATGGAGTAGTTACAGCAGGTAATGCAACAGGTCTAAATGATGGTGTTGCAATACTTCTTTTAATGGAAGAAAAAACTGCAAAAGAGTTTAACTTAGAAATTTTAGGATATATTAAAAATATTAAAAGTGTAGGACTAGACCCAGCATATATGGGACTTGGTCCAGTAGAAGCTATAAAGAAGACACTAGAAGAAGAAAAATTATCTAGTTCTAGTATAGACTTATTCGAAATAAATGAGGCGTTTGCTAGTCAGGTAATAGCATGTATAAGAGAATTAAAGATAGATGAGAAAAAGGTGAACGTAAATGGAGGTGCACTTGCTCTTGGACATCCTATAGGTGCAAGTGGTGCTAGAATAATAGTAACATTAATAAATGAAATGAAGAGAAGAAATTCTAAAAGAGGAATAGCCAGTCTTTGTGTTGGTGGAGGACAAGGGTTATGTACATTAATTGAAAGGGATAATTAGAATGAAAATTGGTATTGATAAGATGGGTATATATATACCTAGATATTATTTGGATATAAGGGACTTGGCTAAAGAACGTAATATAGATCCAGATAAGTTTGTAATAGGTCTTGGTCAAAGCAAGATGTCTGTTAATCCCATTAGTCAGGATATAGTGACATTTGGAGTTTTAGCAGCAGATAAGATATTAACAGATGAAGATAAGAAAAAAATAGATATGTTAATAGTTGGAACGGAAACAGGAGTAGACCAATCAAAATCTGCTAGTGCATTTATGCATTCTATACTTGGTATAAACGAATATTGTAGAAGTATAGAAATAAAGCAAGCATGTTATGGTGCAACAGCTGCCCTACAAGTAGCAAAAAATCATATACTAGTAAATCCAGATAGTAAAGTTTTGGTAATAGCAAGTGATATTGCAAAATATGGAATAAATACTAGTGGTGAATCAACACAAGGATGTGGAGCTGTAGCTATGCTTGTATCGAGAGATCCAAAGATGCTAGAAATATCTAATGAGTCTGTATGCTATACAAAAGATGTTATGGACTTTTTTAGACCAAATAATTCTACTTATGCCATAGCTAATGGTAAATTATCTACTAATACTTACCTTGAATCTTTAGAAAAAGTATATTATGAATTTTCTAATAGATTTGGTGAAAAGGATTTTAGTGCAATTTGTTTCCATATACCATATCCTAAATTAGGATTAAAGGGATTAAAAGAGATAAAAAGAGAAGACTTGTTGGAAGAATTTAATAATTCAATAATGTATAACAAAGAAATAGGGAATATTTATACAGGTTCACTATTCTTAAGTCTAATTTCATTATTAGAAAACAGTAAAAAAATTAAAGCTAACGACTTAATAGGTCTATATAGCTACGGTTCAGGAGCAGTCAGTGAATTTTTCACTATGAAGGTAGTTGAAGGATACGAAAAACACTTAAGTATAAAAGAAAATCAAAAGATGTTGGAAAATAGGGTTAAACTTAGTGTTAGTGAATATGAAGAAATGTTTTTTTCTAAAATAGAGCATGAAAAAGAAATAGAAAATAAAGAAGGAGAAGATGTATACCTAAAGGGTATATTTAACAATGAAAGAACATATGCTAGAAAAATTTAAAAAATACTATAACAAATCAAGAGAAGAAAGAATAGATATTTTAAAAGACTTAGGTTTATGTGAAGAGTCATATAAAGATCTTTTGAATACTAAAGTTATGGATAATAGTCTTGCAACAAGGCTAGTAGAAAATCAAATAAGTATACTAGGGCTACCATTGGGACTTGCAACAAACTTTGTAATTAACGGTAAAGAGTATGTAATACCTATGGCTATAGAAGAGCCATCAGTAATAGCAGCAGCTAGTAATGCAGCAAAAATACTTGGTAATATTACTTGTACATCATATGGCAGACAAACAATAGGACAAATTGCTCTATATGACGTAAAAAAAGATGAAAGTATAATATATGAGAATAAAGATAAAATACTTGCGATTGCAAATAGTACTAATTTAAAATTAGTAGAACTTGGTGCAGGAGCAAAAGATTTAAAGGTAGAAAAAAAAGGTGAGTTTACTATACTCTACCTTTATGTAGATACATTAGATGCAATGGGAGCAAATACTGTAGATACCATGCTAGAAGCAATAGCACCAATAGTAGAAGCAATGTTAGAAGCTAAAAAATTAATGAGTATATTATCAAACTATGCAACAAGTGCGTTAATTAGTGCAAGAGTGAAGTTAGAAGTAGAAAAAGAATTTGGTGATAGAATTAGTCTTGCTTGTAAGCTAGCAAATGTTGATGTGTACAGGGCTGTAACGAATAATAAGGGGATATTTAATGGAATAGATGCACTAGCTCTTGCAACTGGTAATGATACAAGAGCTATAGAAGCAGCAGGACATGCATATGCAACAAGAACAGGTAAGTATAGATCATTAACAAATTGGCATATGGAAGATAATATTTTAGTAGGTGAATTGACTATGCCAATGTCTATTGCAACATTTGGTGGGTCTATAGGGCTAAATCCAGCATCTAAGATTTCACTTGAAATACTTAATAATCCTAATGCGATAGAGTTAGCAAAAATAGCAGTAGCATTGGGACTAGCACAAAACTTTGCAGCATTAAGAGCTTTAGTTACAGAAGGTATACAAAAAGGACATATGAAGTTACAGGCAAATTCAGTTGCCATATTTGCTGGTGCAAATGATAGTGAAGTAGATATGGTAGTTGATCGTATGTTGAAAGCAAAAGAAATAAATATACAAAAAGCAAAAGAAATATTAGGAGATATTAGAAATGCAAGCAATAGCTAAGGTTATACTATTTGGTGAACATAGTGTAGTATATGGTAAAAAAGCATTAGCCATACCAATAAAGGAGCTAAAGTTAAGAGTAAAAAAACAAGAAGGAAAGTGTTATCAAGATGAGCATGTGGAATATATAAAGGGATTGGTAAATTTAAAGGGATACTTAAATGTACAGTCTAATATTCCAATATCACGAGGTCTTGGTTCATCAGCAGCACTGTCTATTGCAATAGCAAGATTAGCTGGTGCAGATGAGAAAATCATATCAACTTTAGCCGAAAAAAAAGCACATGGTAATCCAAGTGGTATAGATAGTGCCGTTATATCAACAGAAAAAGCATTGGTTTTTCAAAAAGGTAGAGAAAATATCTATATAGATAAAAAAATAGGTGCATATCTTCTAATTATGGATAGTGGTATACAGTCTAGTACAAAAGAGGCTGTTGAAAATGTAAAGAAATTAAATAGAATGGATTTAATAGATGAATTGGGAGATATTACAGAAAAAGCAATAGGTCACTTTATGCATGATAATGTATATAGTCTTGGGACTCTAATGAAAAAGGCACAAAATATCTTAGTTAAATTAAAATTAAGTAATGAAAAAATAGATAGGATAGTAAAAAAAGCCAATTACTATAGCCTAGGCTCTAAAATTACAGGTTCTGGTTTAGGTGGTTGTGTAATTTCCTTATTCACATCTAAAAAAAAGGCGAATAAGTTGAGAAAGAAAATAAAAAAAGAAGGAGTAGTGAATTCTTGGATAGTTTCAGTATAGCATTTATGAATATTGCAATGATAAAATATTGGTGCAAGGACAAGTATACACCATACCTTAGGCCATTAGTACCAAGTTTATCAATATTAGCAAAAAATATGTATACAAAGACAAAAATAGAAAAAAGTGACAAGGATATTTTTGTATTAAACGATGTAGTACAGGATGAGTTTGAGACAAAAAAAGTTTTTTCATTTGTAGATAAGGTTGTAAATAGGAAAGAAAAATTAAAGATAAGTAGTATAAATACCATGCCAACAGCAGCAGGACTTGCATCAAGTTCATCAGCTTATGCGGCATTAACTATGGAACTTAATAGATACTTTGATTTAAAGTTAACTAGAAATATGATGGCAAAAATATCAAGTCAAGGTTCAGGATCTTCTGCACGTTCTTTTTACAACATCTGTGCTTATACAAAAGATTGTAACATATATGAAGTTCCTACAAATTTAGACCTATTAATGCTTGCGATAATAGTGTCTAGTGAAAAGAAAAAGATAAGTAGTAGAGATGCTATGAATATATGCAAAAATACAAGTAGGGATATACGTAAATGGGAGAGAAAGAATAAGGTATATTTCTTAAATGCCAAAAAAGCGTTAAAAGAAAATGACTTTGATAGTTTAGGTATAAATATGGAAAAGAGTACGGAATTTATGCATAAGACCATGTTATCTTCAAAGCCAAGCTTTACATATTTAACTCCTAGATCAAAAGAGATAATATGGAAGATAAAAGAATTAAGAAAAAAAGGGCTTAATATATACTATACAACAGATGCAGGGCCTAATGTTAAGGTACTATTACAATCAAAAGATAAAGATAAAGTTATTAATATACTAAAAAGTATATTTAAAGAAAAGGTAGTAGAATGTTAGTTAAAGCTATGTCTAAGGTGTATATTGCAGGGGAATATGCAATATTAAAAAAAGATGCTTATGCAATTTTAGCACCAGTAAAAAAATATACGTATGTAGAAGTAGAAAAATCAGATAGGTTAATAGTTAATAGTAGCGTGGAAGATAAGGACGATTTACTTAAATACGCAAGAGAACAAGCCTTTGGATATGTAGGTAAGACTTGTACATTAAAGTATACTTACAAAACAGACCTATACTCAGGTGGTATGAAATTGGGACTTGGTTCTTCAGCTAGTGTTGTAGTTGTGACAATAAAGGCAATATTAGAATACTTTAAAGTACCTTATACAAAAGATAATCTATTTTTACTAAGTGTTAGAGCCTTAAAAAAAGCAGGGAGCAATGGATCTATGGGTGATGTTGCTTGTATATGTTTTGAAGATTTGATAAGGTATAAGAGGATAGATGAAGATGAAAATTATGAAATAAAGGCTATAAAACCAAGGGGTAATTTAAAAATTAATTTACTTCATGCAGGGATTAGTGCAAGCACTACAAAACAAGTACAAAAGGTAGAAAAATATTTTAACACAAAGGAATATATAGACTTTACAAATTTATCAAATAAGTATACTTTAGACTTAGAAAAAGCTATTACAACAGGTGATAGCCTAAGGGTTAAAGAGGACATATACAAATTAAGAAACAATTTAAAATATTTAGAACAATTTACTAATTTAACTATACATAGCAAAGTGTTAGAAGAATTAATAGGGGATAAAAAAGAGCGTAAAACTAGTGGAGCAGGTTTAGGAGATTTTGTAATAGAAGTGAGGTTAGATTATGATGAAAAAAGATCAACATATGAAGTATGCTTTGGAATGTGAGTATTTAGACTCTCTTAATTCGGTAAAATTACGTTATGTAAGTTTACCTAGTATTAATATACAAGATGTGGACATATCTACAAAATTCTGTGGTATGGATTTCAAGTATCCATTCTTTGTTAACGCTATGACAGGTGGTAGTAAAAAGGCAGATGAGATAAACAAAAGGTTAGAAAATATTTGCACTACACTACATATTTTTCTTTTCACAGGTTCATTTAGTCCAGCCTTAAAAGAAGATACTTTCTATTACCCTAAGAATATGGGAGTAAACATTGGTGCAGATAAGAAGTTAGATGATATGCAAATTGCAATAGAAAAAACAAATGCAAAAATACTACAAATACACTTAAATCCTATACAAGAATTTATGATGGAAAATGGAACAACTAATTTTAGTGATTGGTCAAATAATATTAAAGCAGCAATAGATAATATTTCTATCCCTTTGATTATAAAAGAAACAGGATTTGGGATGTCTAGCTATACTATAGAAAAATTACTTAAGTTAGGTGTTAAAACAATAGATATTAGCTCTAAGGGTGGAACAGATTTCTCATATATAGAAGACAGAAGAAGAAATACTAAAAGAGAATACCTATATGAGTTTGGATATACATTAAAGGAAAGTTTGTTAACATCTATACCATATATGGATAGATTAGAAGTAATAGCATCTGGTGGTATAAATAACCCTATGCAAATAGTAAAGTGTCTTGCTATGGGTGCAAAAGCTGTAGGTGTTACAGGCTTTATACTAAAACAATTAGAAGAAAAAAGTGATCATGAAATAATACGTATGTTACGTTCATGGATATCTGAAATACAGGCAATTATCTGTATGACAGACTCAAAAAAATTAGAAGAATTAAAAGGTAAATGGGAGGATAAAAAATGTTAAAACCTATGGGAGATAGAGTTTTAGTTATACAATTAGATTATGAAACAAAGACAAAAAGTGGAATAATATTAAACGATACTACTAAAACAGAAATTACAAAGGCAAAGGTTGTAGAAACAAGTAATGACAAAGAAAATATCAAAAAAGATGATATAGTATATTTTTCAAAGTACAAAGGTGAGGTCATAAAGTACGATGAAAAAGAATATATGTTGGTTGAAATAAAGGACATATTAGCAAAGGAGCAAAAGTAAATGAGCAAAATTATTAAATTTAATGAAACAGCAAGAGAAGCACTTAAAAAAGGAGTTAATACTTTAGTTGATTCAGTTAAGGTGACATTAGGGCCTAAAGGTAGAAATGTTGTACTAGATAGAGGTTTTGGAGCACCAATAATAACTAATGATGGGGTTACTATTGCAAGAGAAATTGAATTAGATGATCCTATTGAAAATATGGGGGCTCAAATTGTAAAAGAAGTTGCAACTAAAGCTAATGATATTGCAGGTGATGGAACAACAACAGCTACAGTATTAGCAGGGAGTATAATAAACCAAGGGTTAGAATTAGTATCAAATGGTAAAAACCCAGTTCTAATTAGAAAAGGTATAGAAAAAGCAGGACAAGAAGTAGTCAAAGAATTAAAAAAGATTGCAAGACCTGTTAAATCTGATAATGAAATAAAAAATGTTGCAACTGTATCTGCAAATAGTGAACACATAGGAGAATTAATACTAAAAGCTATAGAAAAAGTAGGAAAGACTGGTATATTAACAGTTGAAGAATCAAGATCACTTGAAACTACTTTAGAAATAGTAGAAGGTATGCAATTTGATAATGGTTATCTATCACCATATATGGTTACTGACACACAAAGAATGAGTGCAAATTTGGAAAATCCATACATACTACTAACTGATAAAAAGATTAATAGTATGAAAGAAATACTACCTGTACTAGAAAAAGTTGTAGAAACTTCAAAGCCATTGGTAATAGTAGCAGATGATATAGAAGCAGAAGTTGTTGCAACATTAGTGGTTAATAAGATAAGAGGTTCTATTAACGTAATAGCAGTAAAAGCACCAGCATTTGGTCAAAGAAGAAAAGATATGCTAGAAGATATAGCTATACTAACAGGTGCACAAGTAATATCTGAAGATAAGTCTATGAAATTAGAAGATGCAACTTTAGATGATTTAGGTCAAGCCAAAAATGTTACCATAACTAAAGAAAAAACAACTATAGTCGATGGTAAGGGATACAAGGAAGAAATAAAGGCAAGACAAGAACAATTGAAGAATTTAATAAAAGAAACAAAGTCAGACTATGAAAAAGAAAAATTACAAGAAAGATTAGGTAAGATATCTGATGGAATAGGAGTAATAAGGGTAGGTGCTGCAACTGAAACTGAAATGAAAGAAATGAAAATGCGTATAGAAGATGCACTATCTGCTACAAAAGCTGCAATAGAAGAAGGAGTAGTAATAGGTGGTGGAGTAGTACTAGCAAAGATTTCTAATTTAATTTCAAACTTAGACCTAGGTGGAGAAGAAAATTTAGGAGTAAGTATAGTAAGAAATGCATTAAATGAACCTTTAAAACAAATAGTAATAAATGCAGGATTAGATGCAGAAGAAGTATTAGAAAAAGTAATTAATGGTGGAGAAAATATAGGGTTTGATGCTTCAAATGAAGAATATGTAGATATGATAGAAAAAGGTATATTAGATCCAGCCAAAGTAACAAGAGCAGCAATACAAAATGCCGTGTCTGCAGGTTCGGTATTCATAACTACAGAAGTAGCAATTGCAGATGTAAAAACTGAAGAAAAAAATAATGTAATGGGGTAGAACATGAAAATTTCAAGTAGAGTAAAAAATATGCAATATTCTCCAGTGAGAAAATTAGTTCCATTAGCAGATAAAGCTAGAAAAGAAGGTGTTACTGTATATGGATTTCATATAGGGCAGCCAGATGTAAAAACGCCTGATTCATTCTTTAATGGAGTAGCAAATTATCAAGAAAAAATAGTTAAATATACTAATTCACAAGGATTACCAGAACTATTAGATGCATTTTATGAATCTTATGCTAAAAGTGGTATTAATATACAAAGAGATGATATAGTAATAACTAATGGTGGGAGTGAAGCATTACAATTTGCAATAACTGTAATATGTAACGAGTCAGATGAAGTGCTAGTGCCTGAGCCATATTACTCAAATTATGATAGTTTCTTAAGAATAGCAGATGCTAAATTAGTTCCTATAGAAACTAAATTGGAAGATGGATATAGATTACCCAAAAAAGGTGAAATAACAAAGTTAATAAATTCAAAAACACGTGCTATACTTTTTTCTAATCCATGCAATCCAACAGGTGTAGTATTAAATGATGAAGAAATAGAAATGTTAAAGCAAATTGCTCTAGAATACGATTTATACTTGATATCTGATGAGGTATACAAGCAATTTATCTATGATAAATCATGTAAATTCACATCAATTATGAATGTAGAGGGGATAGAGGATAGAGCTATACTAGTAGATAGTATATCTAAACACTATAGTGCTTGTGGTGCTAGAATAGGTGTAGTTGCTTCAAGAAATAAGGAGTTTATGGCAGAAGTTCTAAAGTTATGCCAAGCAAGATTATCTGTTTCTACAATAGAACAGTATGCAACTACAAGTCTACTTAGTGGAATAGACTTATACATGAATGATGTTAGGAAGGAATATAGAAAAAGAAGGGATACCATGTGCTCTATTTTAAATAAAATAGAGGGTGTAAGTGTATGTAAACCAGATAGTGCTTTCTATGTTCTGGTAAAATTACCAGTTGATGATATAGAAAAGTTTGCTAAATGGTTACTAGAAGAGTTCAGATACAAAAATCAGACATTGATGTTTGCAACAGGGCCTGGATTTTATTCTAGAGAACATCACGATAAAGGTATACAAGAAGCAAGATTTTCATTTTGCTCATATAATCCAGATGAGATTATACGAGGAATTGATGTACTAAAACAAGCGTTAAAGGAATATAAAGGAAGAATATGAGAAG
It encodes:
- a CDS encoding type I restriction endonuclease subunit R, EcoR124 family; its protein translation is MDASPELRSKKALIETFISRINEVEDIMTEWHDYVMATSRLQELTLIS
- a CDS encoding type I restriction-modification system subunit M N-terminal domain-containing protein, encoding MVDTKKEQERDEIHRAIWAIADELRGAVDGWDFKNYVLGTMFYRYISENLTSYINNGEIEAGNTDFDFAQMSDEDAEEAREGLVEEKGFFILPSELFANINRFMNFELNIHIINFFIKRLSSIKNSE
- a CDS encoding helix-turn-helix domain-containing protein, whose protein sequence is MKRLRIRCFLTQEDFAKKLGVAFSTVNRWEQGKSKSNLVAIKRTHG
- a CDS encoding CadD family cadmium resistance transporter gives rise to the protein MGTIVSALLVFVSTSIDYLVVLTILFASQGKKGLKSIYAGQYLGTGLLVLASLIAAYFLNFIPQDWIIGLLGLIPIGLGIRSIFVDEDIDEEDIEGKITRDGSKILVFTSLTVAMGGDNLGIYIPYFTGKSLIEISISLIIFALGILILCKLSQNLASISAIGEIVEKYEKIIVPVVFIGLGLYILIENGTINYFISLITS
- a CDS encoding mevalonate kinase, producing MQAIAKVILFGEHSVVYGKKALAIPIKELKLRVKKQEGKCYQDEHVEYIKGLVNLKGYLNVQSNIPISRGLGSSAALSIAIARLAGADEKIISTLAEKKAHGNPSGIDSAVISTEKALVFQKGRENIYIDKKIGAYLLIMDSGIQSSTKEAVENVKKLNRMDLIDELGDITEKAIGHFMHDNVYSLGTLMKKAQNILVKLKLSNEKIDRIVKKANYYSLGSKITGSGLGGCVISLFTSKKKANKLRKKIKKEGVVNSWIVSV
- a CDS encoding hydroxymethylglutaryl-CoA reductase, degradative produces the protein MKEHMLEKFKKYYNKSREERIDILKDLGLCEESYKDLLNTKVMDNSLATRLVENQISILGLPLGLATNFVINGKEYVIPMAIEEPSVIAAASNAAKILGNITCTSYGRQTIGQIALYDVKKDESIIYENKDKILAIANSTNLKLVELGAGAKDLKVEKKGEFTILYLYVDTLDAMGANTVDTMLEAIAPIVEAMLEAKKLMSILSNYATSALISARVKLEVEKEFGDRISLACKLANVDVYRAVTNNKGIFNGIDALALATGNDTRAIEAAGHAYATRTGKYRSLTNWHMEDNILVGELTMPMSIATFGGSIGLNPASKISLEILNNPNAIELAKIAVALGLAQNFAALRALVTEGIQKGHMKLQANSVAIFAGANDSEVDMVVDRMLKAKEINIQKAKEILGDIRNASNS
- a CDS encoding thiolase family protein, with amino-acid sequence MKRVAIVLAKRTAIGGYKKSFLDKNIVDVATKLVTKSIDKKILNKVDEVIMGMVMQSGYGQNVARQISINSGIPIQASSYTVNMVCGSGMKAVELGANSILLGKSKIVLVGGLENMSNVDYSLLLRDGLTDVFNDYHMGKTAENVAKKYNITRKDCDEFSLNSTKKAIENIDKLKEEIVELEYINSDEHIRLDQSIEKLSRLKPAFLENGVVTAGNATGLNDGVAILLLMEEKTAKEFNLEILGYIKNIKSVGLDPAYMGLGPVEAIKKTLEEEKLSSSSIDLFEINEAFASQVIACIRELKIDEKKVNVNGGALALGHPIGASGARIIVTLINEMKRRNSKRGIASLCVGGGQGLCTLIERDN
- a CDS encoding hydroxymethylglutaryl-CoA synthase produces the protein MKIGIDKMGIYIPRYYLDIRDLAKERNIDPDKFVIGLGQSKMSVNPISQDIVTFGVLAADKILTDEDKKKIDMLIVGTETGVDQSKSASAFMHSILGINEYCRSIEIKQACYGATAALQVAKNHILVNPDSKVLVIASDIAKYGINTSGESTQGCGAVAMLVSRDPKMLEISNESVCYTKDVMDFFRPNNSTYAIANGKLSTNTYLESLEKVYYEFSNRFGEKDFSAICFHIPYPKLGLKGLKEIKREDLLEEFNNSIMYNKEIGNIYTGSLFLSLISLLENSKKIKANDLIGLYSYGSGAVSEFFTMKVVEGYEKHLSIKENQKMLENRVKLSVSEYEEMFFSKIEHEKEIENKEGEDVYLKGIFNNERTYARKI